A genomic region of Podarcis raffonei isolate rPodRaf1 chromosome 13, rPodRaf1.pri, whole genome shotgun sequence contains the following coding sequences:
- the CISD3 gene encoding CDGSH iron-sulfur domain-containing protein 3, mitochondrial: MPALRGAGAAFSSAAGSFFLRLASPQIRICSTASASSVRPVIAAKQPFPVDLAAGKRYAWCACGHSQKQPFCDGSHNRCAPEISPLRFKLEEAKEAWLCGCKYTKNPPYCDGTHKEDFVQKADLHSHPQLC; this comes from the exons ATGCCTGCGCTGCGCGGAGCCGGCGCTGCCTTCTCGAGCGCGGCTGGCTCCTTCTTCCTCCGACTCGCCTCTCCCCAG ATAAGGATCTGTTCAACTGCTTCAGCATCTTCAGTCCGGCCAGTGATCGCAGCCAAACAACCCTTTCCAGTGGACCTAGCAGCAGGGAAGCGTTATGCATGGTGTGCCTGCGGTCACAGCCAAAAGCAG CCATTCTGTGACGGGTCCCATAATAGATGTGCCCCGGAAATCTCTCCCCTGAGATTCAAACTGGAGGAGGCAAAAGAGGCCTGGCTTTGTGGCTGCAAATACACCAAGAACCCTCCGTACTGTGATGGCACCCACAAAGAAGATTTTGTGCAGAAAGCTGATCTCCATTCCCACCCACAGTTGTGCTGA